Proteins from one Halopseudomonas pelagia genomic window:
- a CDS encoding ATP-binding protein: MKHPFWIALCFSLAGLAAWQTGTLFGYRQVERESQDESFRYSQLISNEIKRYEPIVTLAAQHPQLRQALTSPGNPALIDTANQIMQLMANIVASSDIYLMDHQGLTIAASNYQQSANFIGRNFSFRPYFQNAFKSNTPAFYFALGTTSDMRGLYFAHAVMAPDDSTRPIGVIAMKIQVAELEAQWRRPTSFNQAEMLITDAQGISFLASRPNWLYRAFEPLTDEGQAVLQSEQRYASQQLRPMNITHLGTPPGASPNVERVVIEEQGEHQDYLSLQTPLPNGDWTLRVLIGTRSVFWTQVRFLITGLILLSGLMLAWLYLRERQRREAELAQRSEQLERSVKERTADLKASNQQLLDEIRERERAEKELKETQRELIQAAKLAVLGQMSAGLNHEMNQPLTAIQAYARNSQRFLQRGEQDVVDANLGEIVSLCDKMAELTRQFKVFARKSEGLPSQVDLRLPIDAALKIIRAQDSSNGILIEWQRPATAVMVHGDLIRIEQVMVNLIANAVQAVERSTAPEIHIQLKVQGQQIECLVRDNGSGLPANTEQIFEPFFTTKSMKQGLGLGLSISRQIMDALGGRLVGQNRPDTQGAEFILTFQTRSKTD; encoded by the coding sequence ATGAAACATCCGTTCTGGATTGCCCTGTGCTTCAGTCTGGCCGGCCTTGCCGCCTGGCAGACCGGCACCTTGTTCGGCTATCGGCAGGTTGAGCGCGAAAGTCAGGACGAGTCGTTTCGCTACAGCCAACTGATCAGTAACGAAATCAAACGCTATGAGCCGATCGTCACCCTGGCCGCACAACATCCACAGCTGCGCCAGGCGCTGACCTCCCCAGGAAACCCGGCACTGATCGACACAGCCAACCAGATCATGCAATTGATGGCGAATATCGTCGCCAGTTCCGATATATACCTGATGGATCATCAGGGCCTGACCATAGCTGCGAGCAATTACCAGCAAAGCGCCAATTTCATTGGCCGGAATTTCAGCTTCCGCCCGTATTTTCAAAATGCATTCAAATCCAACACCCCGGCATTCTATTTCGCTCTGGGTACCACTTCGGATATGCGCGGTCTGTACTTTGCCCATGCGGTAATGGCACCCGATGACAGCACCAGGCCTATCGGTGTGATCGCGATGAAGATCCAGGTGGCCGAGCTGGAGGCTCAGTGGCGCCGGCCGACCTCGTTCAACCAGGCAGAAATGCTGATCACCGATGCCCAGGGCATCAGCTTCCTCGCCAGCCGGCCGAACTGGCTGTACCGCGCCTTCGAACCCCTGACCGATGAAGGTCAGGCGGTACTGCAAAGCGAACAACGCTACGCCTCACAGCAACTCAGACCAATGAACATCACTCACCTTGGCACGCCGCCGGGGGCATCACCTAACGTCGAGCGGGTGGTCATCGAAGAGCAAGGCGAGCATCAGGATTACCTCAGTCTGCAAACCCCGCTGCCCAATGGCGACTGGACGCTGAGAGTCTTGATCGGCACCCGCTCGGTATTCTGGACGCAGGTGCGCTTTCTGATCACCGGTCTGATTCTGCTGTCCGGGCTGATGCTGGCCTGGCTGTACCTGCGCGAACGACAGCGTCGCGAGGCTGAACTGGCGCAACGCAGCGAACAGCTCGAGCGCAGCGTCAAGGAACGGACCGCGGATCTCAAGGCATCCAACCAGCAATTGCTGGACGAAATACGCGAACGCGAGCGCGCCGAGAAGGAGTTGAAGGAAACCCAGCGCGAACTGATTCAGGCCGCCAAACTGGCGGTGCTGGGGCAGATGTCCGCAGGCTTGAATCACGAGATGAATCAGCCGTTGACCGCCATTCAGGCCTATGCGCGCAACAGCCAGCGTTTTCTGCAGCGTGGCGAACAGGATGTGGTGGATGCGAATCTAGGCGAGATCGTCAGCCTGTGCGACAAGATGGCCGAGCTCACCCGGCAGTTCAAGGTGTTCGCGCGCAAATCCGAAGGCTTGCCATCCCAGGTGGATCTGCGTTTGCCGATTGATGCCGCACTTAAGATCATCCGCGCCCAGGACAGCAGCAATGGCATACTGATCGAGTGGCAGCGCCCCGCTACAGCGGTGATGGTGCACGGCGACCTGATCCGCATAGAGCAGGTAATGGTCAACCTGATTGCCAACGCGGTTCAGGCCGTCGAGCGCAGCACCGCACCCGAGATTCATATACAGCTCAAGGTCCAGGGGCAGCAGATCGAGTGTCTGGTGCGTGATAACGGCTCCGGCCTGCCGGCCAATACCGAACAGATCTTCGAGCCGTTCTTCACTACCAAGTCGATGAAACAGGGCCTGGGTCTGGGGCTGTCGATATCGCGTCAGATCATGGATGCACTGGGAGGCAGACTGGTTGGGCAGAATCGGCCAGATACCCAGGGCGCCGAGTTTATACTGACCTTTCAAACGCGCTCAAAAACGGATTAA
- a CDS encoding DUF1631 family protein: protein MEKRRWPRKAAEFNAVLSLSLNDNFRCIIRDFSQAGMLVSLDDLVLARLKRSTGSSQARPASICLELPDRSIAMDVEVVRFTDQGAGLRLVVPSQENYTALQQATQGNRASSAALPRKLLAGQQQLSPERRENLAKSTNLAFKLFLEDHFTGYFGELETALLIEADRQKTQALQQPFFDAIALFRKQRQRVLGATVNRIGETALDIALGRQVPEQVAEQNEGKVHTLALVDKHDFEDWLVVRVAISRTELQLRDSLIELQLRIDAAFGNRGASRTFNPYSPSALCNTFFEVIRHLGLNNKVIEVVFKVLQERILAQLEIAYQELNKLLVDADILPGLDVNHYLASQAQQPRSARPPPRWRQ, encoded by the coding sequence ATGGAAAAGAGAAGATGGCCACGAAAGGCCGCCGAGTTTAATGCCGTACTCAGCCTGAGTCTGAATGACAACTTCCGTTGCATCATTCGTGATTTCAGTCAGGCTGGCATGCTCGTCAGCCTGGACGATCTGGTGCTGGCTCGGCTAAAACGCAGCACAGGGTCAAGCCAGGCAAGGCCCGCGAGTATCTGCCTGGAACTGCCCGACCGCAGCATTGCCATGGATGTGGAGGTGGTACGCTTCACCGATCAGGGCGCAGGTCTGCGGCTGGTGGTGCCAAGCCAGGAAAACTACACGGCGCTACAGCAAGCGACCCAAGGCAACCGCGCCAGCTCGGCAGCGCTACCGCGCAAACTGCTGGCCGGGCAGCAGCAACTCAGCCCGGAACGCAGGGAGAACCTGGCAAAGAGCACCAATCTGGCGTTCAAGCTGTTTTTGGAAGATCACTTCACCGGCTATTTCGGCGAACTGGAAACCGCCCTGCTGATTGAAGCCGACCGGCAAAAGACCCAGGCCCTGCAACAACCCTTCTTTGATGCCATCGCGCTGTTTCGAAAGCAACGCCAGCGGGTGCTTGGCGCGACGGTCAACCGCATAGGCGAAACAGCACTGGATATTGCGCTGGGCCGGCAGGTTCCGGAGCAGGTCGCCGAGCAGAACGAGGGCAAGGTGCACACGCTGGCGCTGGTCGACAAGCATGATTTCGAGGATTGGCTGGTCGTGCGCGTCGCCATATCGCGAACTGAGCTGCAGCTGCGCGACAGCTTGATAGAACTGCAACTGCGCATTGATGCCGCTTTCGGCAATCGCGGCGCCAGCCGAACTTTCAACCCTTACTCACCTTCGGCGCTGTGCAACACCTTTTTCGAAGTGATTCGTCATCTCGGGCTTAACAACAAGGTTATCGAGGTGGTTTTCAAGGTGCTGCAGGAGCGCATCCTTGCGCAGTTGGAAATCGCCTATCAGGAACTCAACAAACTCCTGGTCGACGCCGATATTCTTCCCGGTCTGGACGTGAATCACTATTTGGCTTCGCAAGCTCAGCAGCCTCGTTCGGCCCGCCCGCCCCCGCGGTGGCGGCAGTAG
- a CDS encoding DUF1631 family protein — MAEAPAAPASAPQPTAAEADHQPPPESASEAYPASGTGQAFGAASQLMNIQRQLTHPRQQLVENSSSTGMQPSSTALTALNDIKARMLQGQVSFTGPGALKQQLMQASGGARMELSEFEHDSVEMIETLFDSIVQNERVASDLKEELRKLQVPLLKIMLKDPELFSGDFHPARQAVNYLALLSDQGSINLEANKGPILESIRHILESEDDTQAFSQSLENLDELVSREKRFIERNLSRIRETCAGQQRLIQANRQIERQLSELFDRPVPTVLIDLVNHGWKDLMRLSYLREGISSASWTMSLTVLTQLLWHLLPQSNKARQPLQTPDQLLKLLGKGLSKVPEDGYAHADMIEQIAQLLSSGIQDTTPMALYSSAELNSDVLDARLAAQIDTDIGLVRWLKRARNLKVSQWFELTRDQQPTQLYQLVWMADDASQFMFANHHGTKTVGLSLEQVAQLLRDGHLELIHDTAMPAVEQGLDALVQKIYDKLAFDSSHDQLTGLLTRKEFSRCLAQCVAQAQQEQTTYTLIFLDIQQFKVINNTCGYETGDRFLNELARRISSFVDTEALVGRVGPDQFAILAPMEAEKAGYRLATELKTAIETTRFVHEHHSFVINTVVAMLGFDHENQRVMDLLRSVEAAAEISKRSGYKDIQLVLPGDERLEELDEVMTWVTRINRALDENNLKLRCQKIAPLHQQDAALPHYEVLLTVIDDQGEHMPPADFIKVAEDYNRMGSVDRWVIETVLRWMMEHQDQMHLFGGFSINLSGHSMNDDSFLDYLFDALVRYQVPRDKLIFEITETTAVANLEDAADFINEMRSIGCRFSLDDFGVGQSSYSYLKRLPVDFIKIDGAFVRDITRSDVDFALVRSITEMGHYLNKKVIAEYVAAEDILETVRSIGVDYAQGHVHGLPGLLDNLDLKSPLAQQPA; from the coding sequence ATGGCCGAAGCGCCTGCCGCCCCTGCGTCGGCGCCACAGCCAACGGCCGCTGAGGCTGACCACCAGCCGCCACCGGAGTCCGCCTCAGAGGCTTACCCTGCATCGGGCACTGGCCAGGCGTTCGGTGCAGCCAGCCAATTGATGAATATCCAGCGGCAGTTGACTCACCCACGTCAGCAACTGGTTGAGAACAGCTCGAGCACGGGCATGCAGCCATCCTCCACCGCGCTAACCGCGCTGAATGATATCAAGGCGCGGATGCTGCAAGGTCAGGTCAGCTTTACTGGCCCTGGCGCGCTCAAGCAGCAACTGATGCAGGCCAGCGGCGGCGCGCGGATGGAGCTGAGCGAGTTCGAACATGACTCGGTCGAAATGATCGAAACGCTGTTTGATAGCATTGTGCAGAACGAGCGGGTAGCAAGTGACCTCAAGGAGGAACTGCGCAAACTGCAGGTACCGCTGTTGAAGATCATGCTCAAGGATCCGGAGCTGTTCAGTGGCGATTTTCATCCAGCGCGCCAGGCGGTGAATTATCTCGCGCTGCTATCGGATCAGGGCAGTATCAACCTGGAGGCCAACAAAGGCCCGATACTTGAAAGCATCCGACATATTCTGGAGAGCGAGGACGACACTCAGGCGTTCAGCCAGAGTCTGGAAAATCTGGATGAGCTGGTCTCCCGGGAAAAACGTTTTATAGAACGCAACCTCAGCCGTATTCGTGAAACCTGCGCAGGTCAGCAACGCCTGATCCAGGCCAACCGGCAGATCGAGCGCCAATTGAGCGAGCTGTTTGATCGTCCGGTGCCGACCGTACTGATCGATCTGGTTAATCACGGCTGGAAGGATCTGATGCGCCTGAGCTACCTGCGCGAAGGGATCAGCAGTGCCTCCTGGACGATGAGCCTGACAGTGTTAACCCAATTGCTCTGGCATCTGCTACCGCAGAGCAACAAGGCACGGCAACCGCTGCAAACCCCGGACCAGTTGCTCAAACTGCTGGGCAAGGGGCTCTCCAAAGTGCCCGAAGACGGTTACGCGCACGCCGACATGATCGAGCAGATTGCCCAGTTGCTGAGCAGCGGCATACAAGACACCACACCAATGGCGCTCTACAGCTCGGCGGAGCTGAACAGCGATGTGCTCGATGCGCGCCTGGCTGCCCAGATCGATACCGATATAGGGCTGGTACGCTGGCTCAAACGCGCCCGTAACCTGAAAGTCTCGCAATGGTTCGAGCTGACTCGGGATCAGCAACCCACTCAGCTGTATCAATTGGTATGGATGGCCGATGACGCCAGCCAGTTCATGTTCGCCAATCACCATGGCACCAAAACCGTAGGCCTGTCACTTGAGCAGGTTGCCCAGTTGCTGCGCGACGGTCACCTGGAGCTGATTCACGACACCGCCATGCCCGCAGTTGAACAGGGGCTGGATGCGCTGGTGCAGAAAATCTATGACAAACTGGCCTTCGATTCTTCTCACGATCAACTGACTGGCCTGCTGACGCGCAAGGAGTTTTCCCGCTGCCTGGCTCAGTGTGTAGCCCAGGCGCAGCAGGAGCAGACCACCTACACGCTGATCTTCCTCGATATTCAGCAGTTCAAGGTGATCAACAATACCTGTGGCTATGAAACCGGCGACCGCTTCCTCAACGAACTGGCGCGGCGCATCAGCAGCTTTGTCGACACCGAGGCGCTGGTTGGTCGGGTCGGCCCCGATCAGTTCGCGATTCTCGCCCCCATGGAAGCGGAGAAAGCCGGCTACCGGCTGGCCACGGAGCTGAAAACCGCGATCGAAACCACACGTTTCGTACATGAGCATCATAGTTTCGTCATCAATACTGTCGTGGCAATGCTGGGCTTCGATCATGAAAATCAGCGGGTCATGGACCTATTGCGCTCGGTTGAAGCTGCCGCTGAAATATCCAAACGTTCCGGCTATAAGGACATTCAACTGGTACTGCCTGGCGATGAACGCCTCGAAGAGCTGGATGAGGTGATGACCTGGGTCACCCGCATCAACCGTGCACTGGATGAAAACAACCTGAAACTGCGCTGCCAGAAAATCGCCCCGCTGCATCAGCAGGACGCCGCTCTGCCCCACTACGAAGTGCTGCTCACGGTGATTGATGACCAGGGCGAGCACATGCCGCCGGCGGACTTCATCAAGGTGGCAGAAGATTACAATCGCATGGGCTCGGTCGACCGCTGGGTAATCGAAACCGTGTTGCGCTGGATGATGGAGCATCAGGATCAGATGCACCTGTTCGGCGGCTTCTCGATCAACCTGTCGGGTCATTCGATGAACGATGATTCCTTCCTCGACTACCTGTTTGACGCGCTGGTGCGCTACCAGGTACCGCGGGACAAGTTGATTTTCGAGATCACCGAAACCACCGCCGTGGCCAATCTGGAAGACGCCGCCGACTTTATCAACGAGATGCGCAGTATCGGCTGCCGTTTTTCCCTGGACGATTTTGGCGTGGGTCAGTCTTCATACTCTTACCTCAAACGGTTGCCGGTGGATTTCATCAAGATCGACGGCGCCTTTGTACGCGACATCACCCGCAGCGATGTGGACTTCGCGCTGGTGCGCTCGATCACCGAGATGGGTCACTACCTGAACAAGAAAGTCATTGCTGAATACGTTGCCGCCGAAGATATTCTGGAAACCGTCAGGAGCATTGGCGTGGACTACGCTCAAGGCCATGTGCATGGGCTGCCAGGCTTGCTTGACAATCTGGACCTGAAAAGCCCGCTAGCGCAGCAACCGGCCTGA
- a CDS encoding TRAP transporter permease, translating to MTKTHKAVSEHEPLIPSHGEPLTPIVIEGVDDEPVESNRRLFGGWMLRAVTALAILYSAFHLYVLNISPMESWSFRIVHVTGALILGYLFFSGSRFATAEDGRPAQRWTNFAALALMVPATYALVQTGVMYRLMQSGTMRMTPELESWHYGWPLLAATGLGIILSWFHRRERASFSLPDLQLIICSIAAASYLLIIYNSPLRMSTGTSFSPVGISFAAVAGTALIMEMTRRVAGMALVIIALCFLAYVFSGPYMPGFLGYPGLGVKRFFSQVYTDIGVLGPTTAVSSTYIILFIIFAAFLQASKVGEYFVNFAFACAGRSRGGPAKVSIFASGLMGMINGTSAGNVVATGSLTIPLMKKVGYSKKTAGAVEAAASTGGQIMPPIMGAGAFIMAEITGIPYTEIAMAAVIPAILYFVSVYFMVDFEAAKTGMRGMRKDELPQLGKLIRQVYLFIPIVILIVALFMGYSVIRAGTLATISAAVVSWLSPNKMGLAGILKALELAGIMAIQIIVVCACAGVIVGVISLTGVGSRFSSLLLGVADASQFLALVFAMLISIMLGMGMPTTAAYAVAASVVAPGLIQLGIDPLTAHFFVFYFAVVSAITPPVALASFAAAGISGANPMETSMESFKIGLAAFIVPFMFFYNGALLMNDTWLAIAQALITATVGVYLLSAAVQGWFANHAASWLVRITLVAAALLMIEGGLLTDVLGVAAALIAFALQKKRGRTVAPHTL from the coding sequence ATGACAAAAACACACAAAGCTGTCAGCGAGCATGAGCCGCTGATTCCGTCCCATGGCGAGCCGCTGACGCCCATCGTGATTGAAGGCGTGGATGATGAGCCGGTGGAATCCAACCGTCGCCTGTTTGGCGGCTGGATGTTACGCGCCGTCACGGCGCTGGCGATTCTCTACTCGGCTTTCCATTTGTATGTATTGAATATCTCGCCAATGGAGTCGTGGAGCTTTCGCATTGTCCACGTCACCGGCGCGCTGATTCTGGGCTACCTGTTTTTCTCCGGCTCACGCTTTGCTACCGCGGAGGACGGCCGACCCGCGCAGCGCTGGACCAATTTTGCCGCCCTGGCGCTGATGGTTCCCGCGACCTACGCTCTGGTGCAAACGGGGGTGATGTATCGCCTGATGCAAAGCGGCACCATGCGCATGACCCCTGAACTGGAATCCTGGCATTATGGCTGGCCGTTGTTGGCTGCTACCGGGCTGGGAATCATCTTGAGCTGGTTTCACCGCCGCGAGCGCGCCAGCTTCAGCTTGCCCGATCTACAGCTGATCATCTGCTCGATCGCCGCCGCAAGCTATCTGCTGATCATCTATAACTCGCCATTGCGTATGAGCACCGGCACCTCCTTCTCGCCGGTGGGCATTTCCTTCGCCGCCGTGGCCGGAACCGCGCTGATCATGGAAATGACCCGCCGGGTGGCCGGCATGGCATTGGTTATCATCGCGCTATGCTTTCTCGCTTATGTGTTCAGCGGGCCCTACATGCCCGGCTTTCTAGGTTACCCCGGGCTGGGCGTGAAGCGCTTCTTCAGCCAGGTCTACACCGATATTGGCGTGCTCGGACCGACCACGGCGGTATCCTCCACCTACATCATCCTGTTCATCATTTTTGCCGCGTTTTTGCAGGCATCAAAAGTCGGCGAATACTTCGTCAATTTCGCCTTTGCCTGTGCCGGTCGTTCGCGTGGTGGCCCAGCCAAGGTGTCGATTTTCGCCTCCGGTCTGATGGGCATGATCAACGGCACCAGCGCGGGTAACGTGGTCGCCACCGGCTCGCTGACCATACCCCTGATGAAGAAGGTCGGTTACAGCAAGAAGACTGCCGGTGCGGTTGAGGCCGCCGCCTCCACCGGTGGGCAGATCATGCCGCCAATCATGGGTGCTGGCGCTTTCATCATGGCCGAAATCACCGGCATCCCTTACACCGAGATCGCCATGGCGGCGGTTATTCCGGCCATCCTGTATTTCGTCTCCGTGTACTTCATGGTCGACTTCGAAGCCGCGAAAACCGGCATGCGCGGCATGCGCAAGGATGAGCTGCCGCAACTCGGCAAGCTGATCCGCCAGGTGTATCTGTTCATCCCCATCGTGATATTGATCGTCGCGCTGTTCATGGGCTACTCGGTGATCCGTGCGGGTACCCTGGCGACCATTTCTGCTGCCGTGGTCAGTTGGCTGTCGCCGAACAAGATGGGGCTGGCTGGCATTCTCAAGGCTCTGGAGCTGGCCGGCATCATGGCGATTCAGATCATCGTGGTCTGCGCCTGTGCCGGCGTGATTGTCGGGGTCATCTCGCTAACTGGTGTCGGCTCACGTTTCTCCTCCCTGCTGCTCGGCGTCGCCGACGCCAGCCAGTTCCTGGCGTTGGTGTTCGCCATGCTGATTTCGATCATGCTGGGTATGGGCATGCCCACCACGGCAGCCTATGCGGTGGCGGCTTCGGTGGTCGCCCCCGGTCTGATTCAGCTGGGCATCGACCCGCTGACAGCGCATTTCTTTGTGTTCTACTTCGCGGTGGTGTCGGCCATTACGCCGCCAGTAGCGCTGGCGTCTTTCGCCGCAGCCGGGATCTCCGGGGCGAACCCGATGGAAACCTCAATGGAGTCGTTCAAGATCGGCCTAGCCGCGTTTATCGTACCGTTCATGTTCTTCTACAACGGCGCGCTGTTGATGAACGATACCTGGCTGGCCATTGCCCAGGCGCTGATCACCGCGACCGTGGGGGTGTATCTGCTCTCCGCAGCGGTGCAGGGCTGGTTTGCCAATCACGCCGCTTCCTGGCTGGTGCGAATAACGCTGGTAGCCGCCGCACTGCTGATGATCGAAGGCGGCTTGTTGACCGACGTGCTGGGTGTTGCCGCAGCGTTGATCGCTTTTGCGCTACAGAAGAAGCGCGGCCGCACTGTCGCACCTCATACGCTCTAG
- the glpD gene encoding glycerol-3-phosphate dehydrogenase → MTSSEQDSLNPAPLDVVVIGGGVNGTGIALDAAGRGLKVMLCEMNDLASATSSSSSKLIHGGLRYLEFYEFRLVREALAERESLLRNAPHIMWPMRFCLPHQPHLRPAWMIRIGLFLYDHLARRELLPASKGIRFNTDSPLVKSITRGFLYSDGWVDDARLVVLCAKAAAARGALIRTRSRCVSAVREGTLWRVLMEDLHSGEQSEYRCRALVNAAGPWVSKVLTQAVGQTAAKQIRMVKGSHIVVPRMNIGEHAYILQNSDGRIVFVIPYEDDFSLIGTTDVDYQGDPSQVSISTEEIDYLLAVVNSHFRDTISASDIVWSFSGVRPLMDDESATAQKASRDYSFELDAPAGAAPLLSIFGGKITTYRKLAEAATDSLCQFFADAGPAWTSKATLPGGDFLDQPSLQRELAEQYPWLPAKVLKRWVRTYGTLCRHILADCDSLESLGEHYGAGLYEQEVSYLVREEWACTVNDILWRRTKLGLHLQHSAHPALEHKIAQLLGSRATAPAETESP, encoded by the coding sequence ATGACCTCTTCAGAGCAAGACTCCTTGAATCCAGCCCCCCTAGACGTAGTGGTTATTGGCGGTGGCGTCAACGGCACCGGCATCGCGCTGGATGCAGCCGGCCGCGGTCTCAAGGTAATGCTCTGCGAGATGAACGACCTGGCCTCGGCCACGTCTTCCAGCAGCAGCAAGCTGATTCATGGCGGGCTGCGTTATCTGGAGTTCTATGAATTTCGTCTGGTCCGGGAGGCATTGGCCGAACGCGAATCGCTGCTGCGCAATGCACCGCACATTATGTGGCCGATGCGTTTCTGCCTGCCCCATCAGCCCCACCTGCGCCCGGCCTGGATGATCCGTATCGGTCTGTTCCTGTATGACCATCTGGCCCGCCGTGAACTGCTGCCGGCGTCGAAAGGCATCCGTTTCAACACCGACAGCCCGCTGGTCAAGAGCATTACCCGTGGATTCCTGTATTCCGATGGCTGGGTAGATGACGCGAGGCTGGTGGTGCTTTGCGCCAAGGCTGCAGCCGCCAGGGGTGCACTCATCCGCACCCGCTCGCGCTGTGTCAGTGCGGTGCGCGAAGGCACGCTGTGGCGGGTGCTGATGGAAGACCTGCATAGTGGTGAGCAATCCGAATACCGGTGCCGCGCCCTGGTCAACGCCGCGGGGCCCTGGGTCAGTAAGGTACTTACTCAAGCCGTGGGTCAGACTGCGGCCAAACAGATACGCATGGTCAAGGGCAGCCATATTGTCGTGCCGCGGATGAACATCGGCGAGCACGCTTATATTCTGCAGAACAGTGATGGCCGTATCGTGTTTGTGATTCCCTATGAGGATGATTTTTCATTGATCGGCACCACCGATGTCGATTACCAGGGTGATCCCTCCCAGGTGAGCATTTCCACCGAGGAAATCGATTATTTGCTGGCGGTGGTCAACAGCCATTTCCGTGACACCATCAGCGCCAGTGACATCGTCTGGAGTTTTTCCGGCGTCAGACCGCTGATGGACGACGAGTCGGCCACCGCACAGAAAGCCTCGCGCGACTACAGCTTCGAGCTGGACGCACCAGCAGGAGCGGCGCCACTGCTGTCGATCTTTGGCGGCAAAATCACCACTTATCGCAAACTGGCAGAAGCCGCGACGGACAGTCTGTGCCAGTTCTTTGCCGACGCCGGCCCGGCCTGGACCAGCAAGGCGACGCTGCCCGGCGGCGACTTTCTCGATCAACCCAGCCTGCAACGCGAGCTCGCCGAGCAATATCCGTGGCTCCCGGCCAAAGTACTCAAACGTTGGGTGCGCACCTATGGCACCTTGTGCCGGCATATCCTCGCAGATTGCGATAGCCTGGAAAGCCTTGGCGAGCACTACGGCGCGGGGCTGTATGAGCAGGAAGTCAGCTATCTGGTGCGCGAAGAATGGGCTTGCACTGTCAACGACATTTTGTGGCGGCGCACCAAGCTGGGATTGCATCTGCAACACTCGGCCCATCCGGCTTTGGAGCACAAGATTGCGCAACTGCTTGGCAGCCGCGCCACCGCCCCGGCAGAGACAGAAAGTCCATAG
- a CDS encoding sigma-54-dependent transcriptional regulator: MPAPDILFIDDDADIRQVVAQTLSLEDLSVRCFSDGASALAYIDREFAGIVLCDYHMPGLDGLAVLQAVQALDASIPVIILTGQGDISTAVSAMRQGAYDFIEKPFHHDGLIEILKRALEKRQLALENRQLKAQLRTLTRPGPRLLGSSPSMQRVISMLDPLLDTNADILLRGETGSGKDAIARYIHENSNRSEHNFVAINCGAVPESLIESELFGHEAGAFTGAEKRRIGKFEYAHKGTLFLDELESMPLALQVKLLRVLEERKVERLGSNQQIAVDVRIIAATKSDLKAQSDAGEFRADLFYRLNVVQIDIPPLRERKQDVPLLFHHFALIAASRYDRESIPLDAGQAAALMQHDWPGNVRELRNLAERYVLMGASALTAPQSDRPASGSNQQTLAEMLDAYEQSLISSALQACQGSIKEVMMQLGLARKTLYDKMKRHGLDKADFKD; the protein is encoded by the coding sequence ATGCCAGCACCAGACATCCTGTTTATCGACGACGATGCGGACATTCGCCAGGTCGTGGCGCAAACCTTGTCGCTTGAGGATCTCAGCGTTCGCTGTTTTAGCGACGGCGCCAGCGCGCTGGCGTATATCGACCGGGAATTTGCCGGTATTGTGCTGTGCGACTACCACATGCCCGGCCTGGACGGATTGGCCGTACTGCAGGCGGTCCAGGCGCTGGACGCGAGCATCCCAGTGATTATTCTGACCGGCCAGGGCGATATCAGCACTGCCGTCAGCGCCATGCGCCAGGGCGCTTATGACTTTATCGAGAAGCCCTTTCACCATGACGGTTTGATCGAAATACTCAAACGTGCGCTGGAAAAGCGCCAGTTGGCCCTGGAAAACCGCCAGCTCAAGGCACAACTACGCACACTGACACGACCTGGGCCCCGGCTGCTGGGCTCCTCGCCGAGCATGCAGCGGGTGATCTCCATGCTGGATCCGTTACTCGACACCAATGCCGATATCCTGCTGCGCGGCGAAACCGGCTCCGGCAAGGATGCCATTGCCCGTTACATCCATGAGAACAGCAATCGCAGCGAGCACAATTTTGTTGCCATCAATTGTGGCGCGGTACCGGAAAGCCTGATCGAGAGCGAGCTGTTCGGTCATGAGGCCGGCGCCTTTACCGGTGCCGAGAAGCGCCGGATCGGCAAGTTTGAATACGCGCACAAAGGCACCTTGTTTCTCGACGAGCTGGAAAGCATGCCGCTGGCCCTGCAGGTAAAACTGCTGCGCGTTCTGGAAGAACGCAAGGTGGAAAGACTCGGGAGCAATCAGCAGATAGCGGTGGACGTGCGCATCATCGCCGCCACCAAGTCGGATTTAAAGGCGCAAAGCGATGCCGGTGAATTCCGCGCGGATCTGTTCTACCGGCTCAACGTGGTGCAGATCGATATTCCGCCGCTGCGCGAGCGCAAGCAGGATGTGCCCTTGCTGTTCCACCACTTTGCCCTGATTGCCGCCTCTCGCTACGACCGCGAAAGCATTCCGCTGGACGCCGGCCAGGCCGCGGCATTGATGCAGCATGATTGGCCGGGCAATGTCCGTGAGTTGCGCAATCTGGCTGAACGCTATGTCCTGATGGGTGCCTCGGCGCTGACGGCGCCGCAGTCTGATCGCCCGGCCAGCGGCTCCAACCAGCAAACCCTGGCAGAGATGCTTGATGCCTACGAACAGAGTCTGATTTCCAGCGCCTTGCAAGCTTGCCAGGGCAGCATCAAGGAAGTGATGATGCAACTCGGGCTGGCACGCAAAACCCTGTACGACAAGATGAAGAGGCATGGCCTGGACAAGGCCGACTTCAAGGACTGA